One segment of Halomonas sp. TD01 DNA contains the following:
- the gpmI gene encoding 2,3-bisphosphoglycerate-independent phosphoglycerate mutase yields the protein MATTAPRPVALIILDGYGHNPDSAHNAVAAANTPNMDKLWANRPHAFVHTDGRHVGLPDGQMGNSEVGHMNIGAGRIVYQDFTRITKAIEDGDLDTNEVLTKPIDEAVANGRAVHLLGLLSPGGVHSHEDHFIAMAELAARRGAQRIFVHAFLDGRDMPPQSALRSIERANARLSELVGADNGFVASIIGRFYAMDRDNRWERVEQAYRLLTDGHADFIASSAETALRDAYQRGETDEFVASSSIPLNNTAITLQDGDAAIFLNFRSDRARELTRALTEPDFDGFERRVRPTLAGDGLVMMTQYAANIPAPAAFPPSDLTDTLGEVVAKRGLTQLRIAETEKYPHVTFFFSGGNEAEYEGEERILVPSPRDVKTYDEKPEMSAVEITDKLVEAIDSGRFDLMVCNYANGDMVGHTGDFNAAVKAIETVDTCVGRVVEAIERNGGACLITADHGNAEQMVHPETGAPQTAHTTFMVPLIYVGERDGKLEDGRLCDLAPTLLSMMNQSQPEAMTGKPLIHFD from the coding sequence ATGGCTACAACTGCACCGCGCCCCGTGGCGCTAATCATTTTAGATGGCTACGGCCACAACCCCGATAGCGCCCACAACGCAGTGGCCGCTGCCAATACGCCCAACATGGACAAACTATGGGCCAACCGCCCTCATGCCTTTGTACACACCGATGGTCGCCATGTGGGTCTCCCTGACGGGCAGATGGGTAATTCCGAAGTAGGCCATATGAACATAGGTGCCGGGCGCATTGTGTACCAGGACTTCACCCGCATCACCAAAGCAATTGAAGACGGCGACCTAGATACCAATGAGGTGCTGACCAAGCCCATCGACGAAGCCGTTGCCAATGGCCGGGCTGTCCACTTGCTTGGGCTGCTTTCTCCCGGCGGCGTGCACAGCCACGAAGATCACTTTATTGCCATGGCGGAGCTCGCCGCCCGACGCGGCGCACAGCGTATTTTTGTTCATGCGTTTTTAGACGGGCGCGATATGCCGCCGCAAAGTGCACTCCGCTCGATCGAGCGTGCTAATGCGCGTTTGTCGGAGCTGGTGGGTGCTGACAACGGCTTTGTTGCCTCAATCATTGGCCGTTTTTATGCAATGGATCGTGACAACCGCTGGGAGCGCGTTGAGCAAGCCTACCGCCTGCTGACCGACGGCCACGCTGACTTTATTGCTTCCAGCGCTGAAACCGCCCTGCGCGACGCTTACCAGCGCGGCGAAACCGACGAATTTGTCGCTTCTAGCAGTATTCCGCTAAATAATACCGCCATTACGCTACAAGACGGCGATGCGGCGATCTTCCTCAATTTTCGCTCCGACCGCGCCCGCGAATTAACTCGCGCACTCACTGAACCTGATTTTGACGGTTTTGAGCGTCGAGTACGCCCGACACTGGCCGGCGACGGCTTAGTTATGATGACCCAGTACGCCGCTAACATTCCGGCACCAGCGGCCTTCCCCCCTTCGGATCTCACCGACACCCTGGGTGAAGTGGTTGCTAAGCGAGGCCTGACTCAACTGCGCATTGCTGAAACAGAGAAGTATCCCCACGTCACGTTTTTCTTCTCCGGCGGTAATGAAGCCGAATACGAAGGCGAAGAGCGTATCTTGGTGCCCTCACCCCGTGACGTTAAAACCTACGACGAAAAACCTGAGATGAGCGCCGTTGAAATCACCGATAAGCTGGTAGAGGCCATCGACAGTGGTCGCTTTGACTTAATGGTGTGCAATTATGCCAACGGCGATATGGTTGGCCACACCGGTGACTTTAACGCCGCAGTAAAGGCTATTGAAACCGTCGACACCTGCGTCGGCCGGGTAGTGGAAGCCATTGAACGTAACGGGGGCGCTTGCCTGATTACAGCTGACCATGGCAATGCCGAGCAGATGGTGCATCCAGAGACCGGCGCACCGCAAACGGCCCACACCACCTTTATGGTGCCGTTGATTTACGTGGGCGAGCGGGATGGCAAGCTGGAAGATGGCCGGCTGTGCGATTTAGCACCGACGCTATTGTCCATGATGAACCAGTCACAGCCCGAAGCAATGACAGGCAAACCACTGATTCATTTTGATTGA
- a CDS encoding murein hydrolase activator EnvC family protein, which yields MRWTLAVALMLALGYAPASLAQPNENAARQQLDAIGQEIEAAAQRLSATEQARDSAERELRHVETELAETHQRLDQLQAERRQLADETTQLRQHRERLEGEREAQYAALSQQLAALYRLGPTPQLKLLLNQSDPAELDRMQAYLNRLTQARQQRLTDISRLDHALADTEQALSERQTRLDALADELEEQSALLAQRTEERRGVVATLDDRYGSEEDRLADLNQSREQAEQQLRAIQAELARLAEPTPTTHITRTQGDLPWPVQGSITATFQRRDGVHYNGIVIRADSGSTVAAVHTGRVVFADWMRGFGNLLIIDHGDQIMTLYAHLQQFSARPGQQVSRGTEIGRVGNSGGQTHPALYFEVRRSGEPINPQRWIARR from the coding sequence ATGCGATGGACGTTAGCTGTCGCGCTCATGCTGGCGTTAGGTTATGCGCCAGCAAGTTTAGCCCAGCCAAATGAAAATGCAGCACGCCAGCAGTTGGATGCGATTGGCCAGGAGATTGAAGCTGCTGCCCAGCGCCTCAGTGCCACCGAGCAAGCACGGGATAGCGCCGAGCGCGAGCTGCGCCATGTGGAAACGGAGCTTGCCGAGACTCATCAGCGCCTGGATCAACTTCAGGCCGAGCGGCGTCAGCTGGCCGACGAAACGACCCAACTTCGCCAGCACCGAGAGCGCTTGGAAGGTGAGCGTGAAGCACAATACGCTGCGCTGAGCCAACAGCTGGCAGCCCTTTATCGACTGGGGCCAACGCCCCAGTTAAAACTGCTCCTTAACCAAAGCGATCCAGCCGAGCTGGATCGAATGCAGGCGTATCTAAATCGCCTGACTCAGGCGCGCCAGCAACGCCTTACGGATATAAGCCGCCTCGACCACGCACTGGCAGATACCGAGCAAGCGCTCAGTGAGCGTCAAACGCGCCTTGATGCGTTAGCTGACGAGCTAGAGGAGCAAAGCGCTTTACTTGCTCAGCGAACCGAAGAGCGGCGTGGCGTCGTAGCAACCCTTGATGATCGCTATGGCAGCGAAGAAGACCGCTTAGCCGACCTCAACCAAAGCCGTGAACAAGCCGAACAGCAGCTGAGAGCGATACAAGCGGAGCTGGCCCGTTTAGCTGAGCCAACACCAACCACCCATATCACCCGCACTCAGGGCGATTTACCCTGGCCTGTTCAAGGATCCATTACGGCAACCTTCCAGCGCAGAGACGGCGTGCACTATAACGGTATTGTGATCCGAGCAGATTCGGGCAGTACCGTAGCAGCCGTTCATACGGGCCGCGTGGTATTCGCCGACTGGATGCGTGGCTTTGGTAATCTGCTGATTATTGATCACGGAGATCAAATTATGACGCTCTATGCCCACCTGCAACAATTTAGTGCGCGGCCCGGCCAACAGGTAAGCCGTGGCACTGAAATTGGACGTGTTGGCAACAGCGGCGGGCAGACCCACCCCGCGCTTTACTTCGAAGTACGGCGTAGCGGTGAGCCAATTAATCCACAACGTTGGATTGCGCGCCGCTGA
- a CDS encoding cell division protein ZapA — protein MSNAKRPTKEITLLGRSYMIACDTGEEAKLERAARYLDRAMNGIHAQSNALGSERVAVMAALNITHELLEIMDEHRASEANLSRLNDRLERALADTRQQKEP, from the coding sequence ATGAGTAACGCGAAGCGGCCAACCAAAGAAATCACCCTACTGGGTCGCAGCTACATGATTGCTTGCGACACCGGCGAAGAAGCCAAGCTGGAACGCGCTGCTCGCTATTTAGATCGCGCGATGAATGGCATTCATGCCCAAAGCAACGCCCTTGGCAGTGAGCGGGTTGCGGTGATGGCAGCCCTGAATATCACCCATGAGTTACTTGAGATTATGGATGAGCACCGCGCGAGCGAAGCAAACCTTAGCCGCCTAAACGACCGCCTTGAACGGGCACTGGCTGACACACGCCAACAAAAAGAACCATAA
- the secB gene encoding protein-export chaperone SecB — protein MAEDNNTPQAGATEGEKPQLKFSLQRIYVKDISFEAPNSPSVFKQAFKPKVNLDLNTTSQKIADDQYEVVVKVTAQVNDSETGTTSFLAEVEQAGLFRISGIEGAQLEQTLGAFCPNLLFPYARECVDNLVNRGGFPPLMLAPVNFEAMYAQRKQREAQEAQQAAENTH, from the coding sequence ATGGCGGAAGATAACAATACCCCGCAGGCAGGCGCCACAGAAGGCGAAAAGCCCCAATTGAAGTTCTCTTTACAGCGTATCTATGTAAAAGATATTTCGTTTGAAGCGCCGAATTCTCCTTCCGTATTCAAGCAGGCGTTTAAGCCCAAGGTGAATCTGGACCTGAACACTACTAGTCAGAAAATAGCCGATGACCAGTACGAAGTGGTTGTGAAGGTGACTGCCCAGGTTAATGATAGCGAAACGGGCACTACGTCGTTCCTTGCCGAAGTAGAGCAAGCAGGCCTGTTCCGTATTTCCGGTATCGAAGGCGCGCAGCTGGAGCAAACCCTGGGCGCGTTCTGCCCCAACCTGCTGTTCCCTTATGCCCGTGAATGCGTTGACAACCTCGTCAATCGTGGTGGTTTCCCGCCGCTGATGCTGGCGCCGGTGAACTTTGAAGCCATGTACGCCCAGCGCAAGCAGCGTGAAGCGCAAGAGGCTCAGCAAGCAGCCGAGAACACTCACTAA
- a CDS encoding UbiH/UbiF/VisC/COQ6 family ubiquinone biosynthesis hydroxylase, whose amino-acid sequence MKTQTAAIDVPVERFDAVIVGAGMVGTALTGLLASAGMQVALVETKAEPLRLDAFGDHSPAPRVSALTPVSQRLLSHLKAWPAMAATRITPYRYMQVWDAEGSGSIHFSADEAGAPVLGHIVENDVTLAALNEQIRMLPTVSTFFGVGVEALQTSDNGRWLVLDDGRQLNTPLLIAADGARSTMRELAGISVAEESMQQEAVVTTVRCEKSHGGTARQAFIAGRPLAFLPLTVNGDDRYCSIVWSTTPEHAHQLTELSSDALGQALSDAFDYRLGQVSAVDAAYRFPLIQRHAAHYVQPNFALVGDAAHSIHPLAGQGVNLGFMDAAVLAEEVVNAWQRGAPWGALTTLSRYERRRRLDNSAMLGLMKGFKVLFGSQLPALTLARNMGMSGMNQLVPLKRLVMRQAIGERGRLPQSCR is encoded by the coding sequence ATGAAAACGCAAACAGCGGCAATAGATGTGCCGGTTGAACGTTTTGACGCGGTGATCGTAGGAGCCGGGATGGTCGGCACGGCGCTAACAGGGCTGCTGGCTAGCGCTGGGATGCAAGTGGCGTTGGTAGAAACCAAAGCAGAGCCGCTTCGCTTAGATGCTTTTGGCGACCACTCGCCTGCCCCCAGGGTGAGTGCACTAACGCCGGTTTCTCAACGCTTGCTCTCGCACTTGAAGGCGTGGCCCGCGATGGCCGCTACGCGCATAACGCCTTATCGCTATATGCAGGTGTGGGATGCGGAGGGGAGCGGTAGCATCCATTTTTCCGCCGATGAAGCAGGTGCACCCGTACTTGGTCATATTGTTGAAAACGATGTGACATTGGCCGCTTTGAATGAGCAGATACGAATGTTGCCTACGGTTAGCACTTTCTTTGGGGTTGGCGTGGAGGCTTTGCAAACCTCAGATAACGGGCGCTGGCTAGTATTGGATGATGGCCGCCAACTGAACACACCGTTATTAATTGCTGCCGACGGTGCACGTTCCACCATGCGTGAACTGGCAGGAATCTCGGTGGCCGAAGAGTCTATGCAGCAAGAGGCCGTCGTTACCACCGTAAGGTGTGAGAAATCCCATGGAGGCACGGCTCGCCAGGCTTTTATCGCCGGGCGCCCGCTGGCCTTTTTGCCGTTAACGGTAAACGGTGATGATCGCTACTGCTCAATTGTCTGGTCGACCACGCCTGAGCATGCACATCAACTTACTGAACTCTCTAGTGATGCGTTGGGACAGGCGCTAAGTGATGCCTTTGACTACCGTTTAGGTCAGGTGAGCGCCGTCGATGCGGCCTATCGCTTTCCGCTTATCCAGCGCCACGCCGCTCACTACGTACAGCCTAATTTTGCACTGGTGGGCGATGCTGCCCATAGCATTCACCCGCTAGCGGGGCAGGGCGTTAACCTAGGATTTATGGATGCAGCAGTGCTGGCTGAGGAAGTGGTTAATGCATGGCAGCGAGGAGCACCCTGGGGGGCGCTGACCACGCTCAGTCGCTATGAGCGGCGTAGGCGCTTAGACAACAGCGCCATGCTAGGGCTGATGAAAGGATTTAAAGTGCTTTTCGGTAGCCAGCTGCCCGCACTGACGCTGGCGCGTAATATGGGGATGAGTGGTATGAATCAGTTGGTGCCGTTAAAACGACTGGTGATGCGGCAGGCTATCGGAGAACGAGGACGCCTGCCGCAATCGTGTCGTTAA
- the pepP gene encoding Xaa-Pro aminopeptidase, with amino-acid sequence MLLESLPRPAAITPEEYRQRRETLIAQLPANAALVVPSASLVTRSHDSEYTFRQQSDFYYLTGIQEPDALLVLLPGREAGQSVVFCQDRDATMEAWTGRRLGAQGIEAQHGIDQAIENVQREEQLPGLLAGRAMLYLPLDNPEALSIAEEALAFAQAGLRRGKPALKGWLDSRPLIHEMRLIKSPAETALLRHAAAISARAHTRAMRTCRPGLSEYQLQAELEHEFVWQGASGPAYSTIVGGGVNACVLHYIENSDTLQADTLVLIDAGAEFDLYAGDITRTFPVNGRFNDAQRALYQVVLDAQERAVHAVKPGATLAGIHQGVVSDLTAGLIDLGLLEGDVQARIDDESYRRFYLHSTSHWLGLDVHDVGAYRLDEETPRLLAEGMVVTIEPGLYIPCDDDIPAAYRGIGIRIEDDVVVTRDGQEVLTSAVPKKIADIEQLMANK; translated from the coding sequence ATGTTGCTTGAGTCACTGCCTCGGCCCGCCGCTATTACGCCTGAAGAATACCGCCAGCGCCGAGAAACGCTCATCGCCCAACTACCTGCCAATGCTGCGCTGGTGGTGCCAAGTGCTTCCTTGGTAACGCGCTCTCACGATAGCGAATACACGTTCCGTCAGCAGAGTGATTTTTACTACCTAACCGGCATTCAAGAGCCCGACGCATTGCTGGTGTTGTTGCCTGGCCGAGAGGCAGGCCAAAGCGTGGTGTTTTGCCAAGACCGCGATGCGACCATGGAAGCCTGGACGGGTAGGCGTCTTGGTGCCCAGGGCATTGAGGCTCAACACGGTATTGATCAAGCGATTGAAAATGTCCAGCGGGAAGAGCAGTTGCCAGGTCTATTAGCAGGCCGCGCAATGCTCTATCTGCCGTTAGATAACCCCGAGGCGTTAAGTATTGCAGAAGAGGCGTTGGCCTTCGCTCAGGCTGGTCTGCGCCGGGGCAAGCCAGCATTGAAAGGGTGGTTGGATAGCCGGCCACTTATTCATGAGATGCGCCTTATTAAAAGCCCTGCTGAAACTGCCCTACTGCGCCATGCGGCAGCTATTTCAGCCAGGGCGCATACGCGTGCGATGCGTACCTGCCGTCCAGGGTTAAGCGAGTATCAGTTGCAGGCAGAGTTAGAGCACGAATTCGTTTGGCAGGGGGCTAGCGGGCCAGCGTATAGCACCATTGTTGGTGGTGGCGTTAACGCTTGCGTGCTGCACTATATTGAGAACAGCGATACGTTGCAGGCCGATACACTTGTGCTGATTGACGCAGGGGCCGAGTTCGACCTCTACGCGGGGGATATTACCCGTACGTTCCCGGTTAACGGTCGGTTCAACGACGCTCAGCGGGCGCTTTATCAAGTGGTGCTAGATGCACAAGAGCGTGCTGTGCACGCCGTCAAGCCGGGAGCCACGCTGGCGGGTATTCACCAAGGGGTCGTGAGTGATTTAACCGCTGGGCTGATCGATCTCGGATTGTTAGAGGGCGATGTGCAGGCGCGCATTGACGATGAGAGTTATCGGCGCTTCTACCTGCACTCTACATCACATTGGCTGGGGTTAGACGTGCATGACGTAGGCGCTTATCGGCTGGATGAAGAGACACCGCGACTTCTAGCCGAAGGAATGGTCGTCACAATTGAGCCTGGTTTATACATTCCCTGCGATGACGACATTCCTGCGGCTTACCGCGGTATTGGAATTCGTATTGAAGACGATGTCGTGGTGACCCGGGATGGGCAAGAGGTGCTTACGTCAGCAGTGCCAAAAAAAATTGCTGATATAGAGCAATTAATGGCTAATAAATAA
- a CDS encoding rhodanese-like domain-containing protein translates to MIDQLFEFVMNHPLLVGAFLLVLIAWVAYEARSAATNAVSSTQATQLINREDAVVLDIRESKDFKAGHIAGARNIPQSSLDSRMSELEKVKNQPIIVVCKHGQSSGAAQAKLAKAGFERANKLKGGMVQWQADGLPVVKK, encoded by the coding sequence ATGATCGATCAGCTGTTCGAATTCGTAATGAACCACCCCCTACTTGTCGGGGCGTTTTTGCTGGTATTAATAGCATGGGTGGCGTACGAAGCGCGCAGCGCCGCCACTAATGCTGTGTCCTCCACCCAAGCTACTCAGCTTATTAACCGTGAAGACGCGGTGGTGTTGGATATCCGTGAAAGTAAAGACTTTAAAGCGGGGCATATTGCAGGTGCACGCAATATTCCCCAAAGCAGTCTCGACAGCCGCATGAGTGAACTGGAGAAAGTGAAAAACCAGCCGATCATCGTGGTATGTAAGCATGGCCAGAGCTCTGGTGCTGCCCAGGCAAAACTTGCTAAAGCAGGTTTTGAACGTGCTAACAAGCTAAAAGGCGGCATGGTGCAGTGGCAGGCCGATGGTCTCCCGGTGGTGAAAAAGTAA
- a CDS encoding S41 family peptidase — MTLSVTKVSAPAKRFLATLLPLVLLSVPLPLVAQPANSVADDLPLEEIQTFAEVFERIKRGYVEEVDDRTLLRNAMRGMLSELDPHSAYLDEEEYQSLRESTQGEFGGIGIEVGTENGQLMVITPIDDTPASRAGLLSRDVIVAIDGTPTDSLSLQEAVNQMRGEPGSQLRISVLRAGEESPREFTLTREVIRSESVKHEVLETGYGYLRISQFQSRTPEQARRSLERMAREQPLEGLILDLRNNPGGVLQAAVGVADLFLDEGLIVYTEGRLSDTEMSFSASQETPAGDVPLVVLINSGSASAAEIVAGALQDQRRGVIMGTESFGKGSVQQIMPLGNGEGLKLTTALYYTPNGRSIQAQGIEPDVEVVRGRLEVAEGQRQIREADLDGHLSGQDAMPRERAEMSQRLREDYQLSEALNLLKALNVVDRRRR, encoded by the coding sequence ATGACGCTATCTGTTACCAAGGTATCGGCCCCTGCCAAGCGCTTTTTGGCTACCCTACTTCCGCTTGTGCTGCTGTCGGTTCCGCTCCCCTTAGTGGCCCAGCCGGCTAATAGCGTTGCTGATGACCTGCCGCTTGAAGAGATTCAAACCTTTGCTGAAGTGTTTGAGCGTATTAAACGTGGCTACGTCGAAGAGGTTGACGACCGCACGCTATTGCGCAATGCCATGCGCGGCATGCTCAGCGAACTAGATCCTCATTCAGCCTATTTAGACGAAGAAGAGTACCAAAGCCTGCGCGAATCCACCCAGGGTGAGTTTGGCGGTATTGGCATTGAAGTAGGAACTGAAAACGGGCAGCTAATGGTCATCACTCCCATCGATGACACACCGGCTTCACGAGCGGGACTGTTGTCTCGCGATGTAATTGTGGCCATCGATGGAACGCCAACCGACAGCCTCTCGCTTCAAGAGGCGGTAAACCAGATGCGCGGTGAACCAGGTAGCCAGCTGCGTATTTCCGTTTTGCGAGCGGGTGAAGAGTCACCGAGAGAGTTCACACTGACGCGCGAAGTAATTCGCAGCGAAAGCGTTAAACATGAGGTGTTGGAGACAGGCTATGGCTACTTGCGAATTAGCCAGTTTCAGTCGCGCACCCCAGAGCAGGCACGTAGATCGTTAGAACGCATGGCTCGAGAGCAGCCGCTTGAGGGTCTCATTCTCGACTTACGCAATAACCCAGGTGGGGTTTTGCAAGCCGCCGTCGGCGTTGCCGACCTATTTCTGGATGAAGGGCTAATTGTGTACACCGAAGGGCGGCTTTCCGACACCGAAATGTCGTTTTCAGCATCGCAGGAGACACCCGCCGGTGACGTGCCGCTGGTGGTGCTGATAAACAGCGGTAGCGCCTCAGCAGCTGAAATTGTCGCAGGGGCGCTTCAAGACCAACGTCGCGGGGTGATTATGGGCACCGAAAGCTTTGGCAAAGGCTCGGTGCAGCAGATCATGCCGCTTGGCAATGGTGAAGGACTTAAGCTGACAACTGCTCTTTACTACACCCCCAATGGGCGCTCAATCCAAGCGCAAGGTATCGAGCCTGATGTGGAAGTGGTGCGCGGCCGCCTAGAAGTGGCTGAGGGACAACGCCAAATCCGCGAAGCCGATCTTGATGGTCACCTAAGCGGCCAAGACGCCATGCCCCGGGAACGTGCAGAAATGTCTCAGCGCCTGCGCGAGGATTATCAGCTAAGTGAAGCGCTGAACCTACTCAAAGCGCTAAACGTGGTGGATCGCCGGCGCCGTTAA
- the ubiH gene encoding 2-octaprenyl-6-methoxyphenyl hydroxylase yields the protein MHGTKQVRQHQQEATLTHDIVIVGGGLVGASLGCALAPLIERYGWRVAIIEAAALPDNVDNSAWQPSFDARASAIAEGSAQRFRQLGVWEAMRSEATPIKRIHISERGRLGAARLSAKELGVSALGHVIPNAWMGRVLHHQLQQLSIEWHCPATVAQLTPQANGHRLILSDGSELTAALTILADGGRSGLKEQLGISSRHRSYEQTAVIAHVGISQPHQGVAYERFTAEGPIALLPLPGQAMELVWTHASGTEQARLALSDSAFLRQLQAVFGDRVGRFTRVGQRFSYPLSLITAEEPVRPGLAVLGNAAHALHPVAGQGFNLALRSVMDLVEELAQGAQNQRALSDMETLLAFERRRAHDRSNVIRFSDGLVRLFGYSLPLLPHARAAGLVGLNLVGPLRRSLARRAMGLER from the coding sequence ATGCATGGGACTAAGCAGGTAAGACAACACCAGCAGGAAGCAACGCTCACCCACGATATTGTTATTGTGGGGGGCGGGCTGGTCGGTGCCAGCTTAGGCTGTGCGTTAGCGCCATTAATTGAACGTTATGGCTGGCGCGTGGCAATTATTGAAGCGGCGGCCCTGCCTGATAACGTTGATAATTCAGCGTGGCAGCCGAGCTTTGATGCTAGGGCCAGCGCTATCGCTGAAGGCTCCGCTCAGCGCTTTCGCCAACTGGGCGTTTGGGAGGCGATGCGTAGTGAAGCAACCCCGATCAAGCGTATACATATCAGCGAGCGAGGTCGCTTAGGTGCCGCGAGGCTTAGTGCCAAGGAGTTAGGTGTGTCGGCATTGGGGCATGTTATTCCTAATGCTTGGATGGGGCGTGTGTTGCATCACCAGCTTCAGCAACTGTCGATTGAGTGGCACTGCCCTGCAACGGTGGCGCAACTGACGCCACAAGCTAACGGTCACCGCCTTATACTTTCCGACGGTAGTGAGCTAACGGCGGCGCTGACTATTCTCGCTGATGGCGGCCGATCTGGGCTGAAAGAGCAACTGGGTATTAGTAGTCGTCATCGCTCTTATGAGCAGACCGCCGTCATTGCCCACGTGGGCATTAGCCAACCTCATCAAGGGGTGGCTTACGAGCGCTTTACGGCAGAGGGGCCGATTGCGTTACTGCCATTACCAGGCCAGGCCATGGAGCTGGTCTGGACGCATGCCAGCGGCACTGAGCAGGCGCGGTTAGCGCTTTCTGATTCGGCGTTTTTGCGCCAGCTACAAGCTGTCTTTGGTGATCGAGTAGGGCGTTTTACTCGGGTGGGGCAGCGTTTCAGCTACCCGCTTTCACTGATTACTGCTGAAGAGCCGGTTCGACCCGGGTTGGCAGTGCTGGGAAATGCTGCCCATGCGCTGCATCCGGTGGCGGGTCAGGGGTTCAACTTGGCGCTACGCTCAGTGATGGATCTGGTCGAGGAGTTGGCGCAGGGTGCCCAAAATCAGCGTGCCCTGAGCGATATGGAAACGCTACTGGCGTTTGAGCGACGTCGTGCTCATGACCGCTCTAATGTGATTCGGTTTAGCGATGGATTAGTACGTCTATTTGGCTATTCGCTGCCTCTACTGCCGCACGCCCGAGCAGCCGGGCTGGTGGGGCTTAATTTAGTGGGCCCGCTTCGCCGCAGCTTGGCACGCCGAGCAATGGGCCTAGAGCGCTGA
- a CDS encoding 5-formyltetrahydrofolate cyclo-ligase, translating into MNDTADRSTLGDKTALRRELRRRRRTLSPNQQKQAAASLCQRLKRLPEIRRARRISLYLPVNGEIDPTQLLPWLRQRKVSIYLPVLRPFSANRLWFVAYRETTPMVKNRFGIAEPCTRFAAERRNRLPAWALDTLIVPLVGFDKQANRMGMGGGFYDRSLAFMRHQGPAPTLIGVAHACQQVDALPIEPWDIPLDVVASDTMVIRPTKTG; encoded by the coding sequence ATGAACGACACTGCTGACCGCAGTACACTCGGCGATAAAACTGCGCTTCGCCGTGAGCTTAGACGTAGACGTCGCACCCTTTCCCCGAATCAGCAAAAACAAGCCGCTGCCTCTCTTTGCCAGCGCCTTAAACGGCTGCCTGAAATTCGTCGCGCGAGACGCATTAGTCTTTATTTACCGGTTAATGGCGAGATAGACCCGACACAACTGCTCCCTTGGCTTCGCCAGCGGAAAGTAAGCATTTACTTACCTGTATTGCGCCCATTTTCGGCTAATCGCCTTTGGTTTGTTGCTTACCGCGAAACCACCCCTATGGTTAAAAATCGCTTTGGCATCGCGGAACCCTGCACACGGTTTGCTGCCGAGCGACGTAATCGCCTGCCTGCCTGGGCGCTAGATACACTTATTGTTCCGCTGGTTGGGTTTGATAAGCAAGCAAACCGCATGGGCATGGGAGGCGGTTTCTATGATCGAAGTCTTGCTTTTATGCGCCACCAAGGGCCAGCGCCAACACTAATAGGCGTTGCTCACGCCTGCCAACAGGTGGATGCGCTACCCATCGAGCCTTGGGACATACCGCTGGACGTGGTAGCCAGCGACACGATGGTTATTCGACCAACAAAAACGGGCTGA
- a CDS encoding UPF0149 family protein — MSLINERQDFSDVADVFLLHGSMQSPAFLDGRLSGLLALRDVTAEAWLEEVCLSLGVEQPRDAASAERLLGWRRQTLEALSASDLNYTPLLPDELFSLAEQAQGLKEWTLGFMEVVEDVADEALRERWSKTLQEAIDDLAGLVQIETDIDDSPENENDLFALTEHARMAAMLLYTEQHPGMPQVEQTDAPVH; from the coding sequence ATGTCCCTAATCAATGAGCGCCAGGATTTTTCTGACGTCGCCGATGTTTTTCTACTTCATGGAAGTATGCAGTCGCCCGCATTTTTAGATGGCCGCCTTAGTGGTCTACTAGCGCTACGCGACGTGACAGCTGAAGCATGGCTAGAAGAGGTATGCCTAAGCTTAGGTGTCGAACAGCCGCGAGACGCGGCTAGCGCTGAACGTTTACTGGGCTGGCGGCGTCAAACGCTGGAAGCATTGAGCGCCAGCGATTTGAATTACACGCCGCTGCTGCCCGATGAGCTTTTTTCACTCGCCGAGCAAGCCCAGGGCCTGAAAGAGTGGACGTTGGGTTTTATGGAAGTCGTCGAGGACGTGGCTGATGAGGCGCTACGCGAACGCTGGTCTAAGACGCTACAAGAGGCCATCGATGATCTTGCAGGACTGGTACAGATCGAAACAGACATCGATGATAGCCCTGAGAACGAAAATGATTTATTTGCGCTGACGGAACATGCGCGTATGGCGGCCATGCTGCTCTACACCGAGCAGCACCCAGGGATGCCCCAGGTGGAGCAGACCGACGCCCCCGTTCATTAA